In Streptomyces venezuelae, the sequence CCGGACGGCAGCTGGCTGGTCCGGCTGCGGCAGCGCCACCGCGAGTGCCACGTACGCGTCACCGTCGCCCGTCTCGTCCACACGCGCGAGGAGACCCTGGCCCCGCCGAAGACCCTCAAGGAGAAACTCCGCCAGGCCCTGGAGGGCCCCGAACCCGCCGTCACCCCCTGGACACCCAAGACCTAGGGCACAGGGCACGAGGACCGCCCACCGGCGGACACCGCGAAGGCCCCGACAACGATCCGGGGCCTTCGCGTACTTCGCCGACCTCGACCGCCGGGCGTCACGCCCCCCGTCGCACGGGGAAGGGGAAGAACCACCCACCAGGACCAGGACCAGGACCGCGTCCGGGACCGTGTTCGCGTCCTACTTGAAGAGGCGGTCGCCGGGTGTGGCCATGCGGTGGGTGCCGCTGTGGCGGTTGACCCAGTCACGGATGAGGCTGACGGAGTTGGCGCACTGCCAGCTGTCGTCGTACTCGCGTACTCCGGTGAAGGCCCCGTAGCCGGCGATGATGCCGTCGACCCGCCCGTCGCCCAGGAGTTTGTCGACGTACCACGGATCGTTGTAGGTGGTCGTCCACGACAGCGTCGCCGCGAGCCGCCCGCCGTCACGGTCCACCGCGCCCCGTTTCAGTTCCGCGCACGTGTAGTACGTGGCTTCGGTGCAGTTGCCGAACCCCTTGGTGATGTCGCTGTCGCCGTAGTCCATCACCCGTCGGCCGGCCGGGAATCCGGAACCGGACCGGTCGAACGCATTCTGGGCCTGGTCACGGGTTCCGGTCGTCGTGATGCCCTCCAGCGCACCGAGCCTGCCCTCCAGGCTTTTCCAGCCCCGCCCGCCGACGTCCGGGGTGCTGCCGCCGTGGTACTCGTAGAACCCGTAGAGCACCTGGATCCCGGCAGCTGTCAGCCGCTGCGCCTTGTCGCGGAGTCCGGCGACGCTGCACCCGCGGTTCTCCCGCTCTCCGCAGTAGT encodes:
- a CDS encoding phospholipase — translated: MTTHLKHRAGPRILLALIAALLTITGTTTLATAPAAAADQPHPVYAIAHRVDTLDGVDAALKHGANSIEIDVCAWWNPNEWRAYHDCSSAGDNRLGPSFDSMIDRILSHAAAGRRLSLVWLDIKDPNYCGERENRGCSVAGLRDKAQRLTAAGIQVLYGFYEYHGGSTPDVGGRGWKSLEGRLGALEGITTTGTRDQAQNAFDRSGSGFPAGRRVMDYGDSDITKGFGNCTEATYYTCAELKRGAVDRDGGRLAATLSWTTTYNDPWYVDKLLGDGRVDGIIAGYGAFTGVREYDDSWQCANSVSLIRDWVNRHSGTHRMATPGDRLFK